Part of the Woronichinia naegeliana WA131 genome, GTACAACTTTGCAGGGATCAAGTCGAGGTGTTTTAAAACCAGTTACAGTTTGAATTGCAATAATTCTTTCTAAAAATTGGACGTTTAAGCGTTTATCTGGCAAGGGAGAACCCGATTCTTTGGCGATCTCAAAGGTGGCTGTTACTTTCACATAGCCGGAGACTAAACCGAGGGGATGTTTGACAAAAGCTTGATTAAAAAATGCTTGGTTAGCCACATCGATCGCCTGATAGACTTTTCCTAACTGTAAACCAAGGGGGAGTTTATCAAGGGAACGAATTTCGCGGGCAGTGGAATAATGGAGTAGCCAAATCCCATTGAGCAGTTGGGGAGCATACAAAAGGGGATAAAGCTTAGGATTGACAGCTTCTAGGGCAACCGTTAATTGTTCAATTTCGGCGATCGCTTTGGGATCTAGCCTTAAGTTGGTGAGGGGTGAACCTTGCTTTTGGGCCTGTAGGGGTTCAATAATAGCGAGGAGTTGGTTTTTGAGGGACTGTTGGGGATTCAAGGTATTGTCTCAGTCACAGGATTATGTTCTTGATTTTAGCTGACTTGTTTCTCTGAATTTTCATCATGTTTTTGGGATGAGTTAAATGCTGGCCGTTTCTCAGGTTGAATTGTGGTGGTTTTCTCTCTCTGTTGATGAGCATACTCTAGCTTCTCTGATTGCTCTCCTATCCCCCACTGAAATGGCAAGGGCCGATCGCTTTCGGTTTGATCATCATCGTCGTCGTTATCAAATTGCTCATGGTGCGCTCAGAATTTTATTGGCTAATCATCTCCATTGTTCCCCCGCATCCATTGCTTTTGACTACAGTGAACGGGGTAAACCGGCGATCGCCGACCATTGTCAGCCCCAGGGTTTACAGTTTAATTTATCCCATTCTGAAGACTTAGGGATTGTGGGAATTAGTCGCGATCGCTTGATTGGAGTGGATGTGGAATATGTGCGAGACATGGACAATTTAGACTCCCTGATCAAGCGTTTTTTCTGTGCTGAAGAGTATCACTATTTTCAACAGGCAAATTCCCAGGAACAACAGAAAATCTTCTTTCAACTCTGGACAGCCAAAGAGGCCTATCTCAAAGCAACAGGGGCTGGATTAGCGGGTGGTCTCGATCAGGTACAATTATCCCTATCACCCTTAAAGTTTCAATCTCTCCCAGGAAACACTGAAGATCTCAAAGACTGGGGTTTATTTTCCTGTGCATTACT contains:
- a CDS encoding PAP/fibrillin family protein, with protein sequence MNPQQSLKNQLLAIIEPLQAQKQGSPLTNLRLDPKAIAEIEQLTVALEAVNPKLYPLLYAPQLLNGIWLLHYSTAREIRSLDKLPLGLQLGKVYQAIDVANQAFFNQAFVKHPLGLVSGYVKVTATFEIAKESGSPLPDKRLNVQFLERIIAIQTVTGFKTPRLDPCKVVQARGPQGRIPTLDITYLDETMRIGRGGDGSLFVLSKVEQMRA
- a CDS encoding 4'-phosphopantetheinyl transferase superfamily protein: MLAVSQVELWWFSLSVDEHTLASLIALLSPTEMARADRFRFDHHRRRYQIAHGALRILLANHLHCSPASIAFDYSERGKPAIADHCQPQGLQFNLSHSEDLGIVGISRDRLIGVDVEYVRDMDNLDSLIKRFFCAEEYHYFQQANSQEQQKIFFQLWTAKEAYLKATGAGLAGGLDQVQLSLSPLKFQSLPGNTEDLKDWGLFSCALLSNYQAAIAVGQPWQRTTHLTPWQLEMKAFQFPIS